The following is a genomic window from Sedimenticola thiotaurini.
CTGGTCGGCGGAGAACCCGGACCCCCTGCATGACCTGGGACTGGGGTTTAACGAGGTACTGTGCAATGACATCGCGCCCGGTGGACGTCTGGGCGAATGGATCTGGCACAACGATCGCAACGCCATGATGGCCAGTGTGGAGAACCGCAGTCCCCTGCTGGATCTGCGTCTGCATCCGTTTGTCTTTACCGGCTATCGGAAAAAATATGCCGAGTGCTGGAACAAGCATGAACTGCGCAAGGCCTTTGACGCGTTCCGACCTCTGCCGACCCAATGGCGCAGCCAGAAACAGGGTTTCAGGTGGGATGGTAAACACTTTATCAATAACAACCGGGCCAGGATCATGGAGTTGATCGACGCAACCGAATGCCTGACCGGTGTGGTGAATACGAAACGACTCCTGTCCGTGGCGCAAAAGTATCCGAATATCCTGCGCTCTTCCCTGGGCAAACGCACCCTCTGTATTGCCGGGTTGGAACAGAGTCTGATCAAGGCCGGCTGACGGGTTATCCGTCCGGTCCGGACTGGTCGAACACCTCGTCCCCGGTCGGCTCCAGGTGTGACACTGTATTCATCTCCTGGCGGAATTTTGAAAGCTCGAAATACATGCGTCGCCGGGCACGGCTCTGGTTGCCCAGGGGACGATGCTCCGGGATACAGTGCCAGGGGTTGATCTTCAGCCGTTTGGCAAACTCAAACTGGGCCGGCGAGTCGAATTTCTGTTGGGGAATATGGATGGTCGCCGCCGGGATATAGGGGGAGAGTCTTTCCGGCCAGCGCACCGCGGCATTCTCAATCGGCATGCGGTGGGGATCGGTCTGCAACTGGATCTGCAGATCAAATGTGACGTCATTTTGGTCCAGGGTTTTCACCATGTTGTCACGCAGGTAGTTGAAGGGTGGCGAGCCGAACGGCAGGCCGGGTATGTCGGTTGGTACCTCGGTCCTGGGGGCAAACGAGTACATCATCGCCTGGCCTTCGCCCAGCAGGTAGGGCACACAACTGTAGTAACGGTGGCCGAGGGGGTTGAACTGGGTTTCATTCCACAGCGCCTGCATAATAAAGTCCAGGATGTGTGAATCGAACGGATTGATGAAGTAGTAGATCGGCATATCCATCAGGCTCCAGTACTGGAGCTTGGCATTCTCCCGCACATCCGGAGTGACGAAGGTAGGGGTGCAGACCCCCATCATGTCCTGGGTGAACCGCTCCTCCTCCATCAGTTTCGCGCCCGGTACATCCATAATCTTGATCGCCATGCTGGAGAAGCCCACATCCCGGATATCCGCCGGTACGTCGGGACCGGGACCGGAAAAGCGCACATAGGCGGGATAACTGCGCTGGCTGGCGAAGATTCCCTGGCGCAGGTGCTCCGGCAGGTCATCCCGAACAGTCACCGTGGCCCGCACGATACCATGGGTTTTGGTATTGCCGCCCCGCTCATAGTGGCCGGTCTTGAAATGGCCGCGCATCTGGTCGGCCATCAGGTCGATAATGTCATCCAGTGCCTGCTCTTCCCAGGGGAAGATCTTCTCCTCGGCCAGGCCCAGCCCGTAATCGGGTCGCCTGCGGTTGATCAGGTATTGCAGGAGTCTGGCCACCGGTTCCCGGGTCAGGCGATTCAGGGTGGGCCGGAACGGCGGTTCCAGGCGTCGTTCCAGGTTCAGACCCGCCACCAGGATCCGGTGCACTCTATCCAAAACGGGATAGATCCTTCTGCGTAGCGCCTTGTTCATGATTTGGATTTGTCCCGGCTGGTCGCGCAGTGGGCCAGGTAACGCAAGGCCCGGATGCCCGGCATGAAAAAATAGCCGCCGCCCCGGACAGTGACAAATTGGGGCAGGGCATGGATGCCCTGGGCCGGTCCCTGGGCTGTGGGTTGGCTGAAGTGATCAGTGGGCTGGTCGTTGGCCAGGGGTTGCCGGTTGCCCAGCAGAGGATCGCTCTCATTCTGCACACCGCCGAATTTTGGCCCCATGGACCAGGCGTTCTGGACAAATTCAAACTGGCGCGAGATATCCGCCATCAGGCAGATAAAATGCAACCCCCGTGGGGCCTGGGTGGCGTCCGCCTGCAATGCCTGTTGCGGCGACAGCTGTTCACCATACACCCGCCCCCGCCGCAGCAGACGATGAAAGCGGGTTGAGGCGATCAGGTCATCGCCCGGATGCCGGCGACCGAAACCGAAAATCCGTACCAGACGGGACAACAGGCCGGTGACGCCGGGCGGAAAATCACCGGTACGGGGGTTGGCGCGGCGGATATGGGCGCCGATCGGACACCGCTGACCATGCGGATCGGCGTGGAAATCAAACTGATTCGGATCAGACGGCGGATCGCTTTCAACCAGGGGCGTACCGTCGCGCTGCCGGCCCACCATGCGGCTGGCCAGCTGTTCCCTCTGCTGGGGATCACCGTTGGCCTGCTGGTCCAGGAACTGCCAGAAACCGGCTACATCCTGGTGCAGTTGTCGCATCACCAGGTAGCTGCCGTTGCGTCCCAGGTCCTGCAGATTAGGCTGCTCTTCCGCTGCTGGCAGCCGGGCCGCGTCCGGGTCCCCATCGGTATCCAGCAGAGGACGTCGGGCGTACTGACCGTACTCGTTGCGGTAACCCAGCAGCAGTTCCCCCAGGCAGAGCAGGTTGGAGTAGGCGTCCCGGCGGTGCAGGTCGCTGGTCTGCCGACCCTCCCAGTCGATGGTCGGCTGGCTGATACCATCACTGAAACCGAACGGCTCAATGTTTTCACTATCGACCGTGGTCAACTCGGACACGGTATTGAACGCCTGGTTGAACAGTGGGGTCTGGATCTGCTCCCGCCAGGCCGCCAGTCGGCCGCTTTTGGCGTACAGCAGCACCAGCAGGCCTGGCACCCGCTCCGGGTCGCCACCCCAGGCCCAGTGTTGCGGGGCGTTGTCGGTCACATCCCCCAGCCGGCGCGAACGGTTGTGATCGGCAGCCATGCCGACAATAAACTCCTCGGAAAACCCCTCAATGAGCGCTTCGTCCAGTTGCAGTGCCCGCAGGCCGCCGGCACTGACGGCGATCTGCAGGGCGGTTTCGGGGGGCGTATCCAGCCACTCGGCACTGCTCACCGGTGCCGCCTCCAGCCAGGCCCCTGCCTTGGCCGGATCGGTGATATCCAGCAGTAGAAACAGCGCTTCCGGCAGACTGCCATGGCCAAACCGGGCCAGTGCCTGGATATCCTGGTAGTCCGGTTCGGCGGGTCTGCTCATGGGCGTTTCCCTGTCACAGCTGAATCTGCGCCAGCCACTGGCGGATCTCGGCATCGTTGTCCGGGCGAACCTCCACCCCTTCCCGTATACGGCTGTTACGGGCCAGGTCGAAGGCGGTGTAGCCGGGATAGGCCTTGTACCAGACCTGGGTGGGCAGGGCCCGGCGCTTTAAATAGAATTTGAATTTCTGTTCCTGTTCCGCGCCATCTTTGATCAGCCAGCGGGTCGCGGGGTAGCCGGTGCCGTTGCTGAACACCAGGTTCAGACCCCAGGCGACCTTGTTGATGAAGTCATCCATGTAACTCTCCAGGCTGCCGTCGTAATTGCTGGCGAACAGCAGGCGCCGGTTGTTGTCCAGCATCACCCAGCGGGCAAAGTGGATGGTCTGTACCCGGGTCAGGTAACCCCGGTTGTAGACGTGCCGTGCGGCGTAATCGAGCAGCCAGAGAAAAAACCGCACCGCGCAGCGGCGAAACGGTTGTGGTTTCACCTCGCCAAAGGCACTGAACGGGTTGGTCACATCATAGTCTTCCCGGGCGGCCAGCTGCTGCAGGTGCGAACGGGGCGGACGCTCCACCTGTTCCGGGTCGTGACGCTCCAGGTAGCGCAGGCGTAAAACCAGGTAGGGGGACAGCAACAGGAACAGTGGTGACAGGGCCAGCAGTAACAGGGGCACGCCCAGTTTATGGATCAGGTTCCTGAACCACCAGCCCACCGGAGTGGGGGCAGGGGGCGTGAGGTGCAGTCGCCCGGCATCCCTCTCCCGCTCCACAAACGAGAGCAGCCGCTGGCGCAGGGCACGTGGATCATCCCGGCCGATCTCCTGTACCAGTTGGCGCAGCTGACCGGACAGCGCCTGGTGCAGTGCCGCCTCCTGCCGAATCTGCAGGACGGTGCGACCGCGCCAGTTGATGTAGTTGGCTGCCGGTTCAACCTGATGGGCCTGCATCCAGTTGACCAGGCTGTCACCTGTCCCGATAAAGGGGGTGCAGTGACTGAAAATATACCGCAACTCGGGACCGGCCAGCACCGCCATCTCGGCGATGAACCTGTCGGACGGGCCATCACAATCGCCCAGAAAAACCAGACGCGGTGGCGCTGCCGGTAACCGGGTCGGGTCGGCGCCCGCTTGCGCTTCCGGCAGGATCAGAAAACGGGCCACATGCAGGCGCTGGAATCGGCCAAACGGAAACAGTGTATTGAACGGGTCAACCAGGCCGTTGGCACCGTTCATCTCCTCCAGCAGTGTGTGCAGCGGTTCCAGCCGATCTTCGGCGATATTGGCAACGATCATGAAAGTGGCTTGGGGTGTCATGGGGTGGAATCCATTCAGCGACCCGTGTTATTGCAGATCGTGCCGGGTCAGGGCGAAGTCCAGCACCCGGGTCTTGCCCCACCACACCTTGCCCAGGTAGACGCCCGGTTCAACCTCGCGGATCTCGTCCCGTATCGCCTTGGCGAAGAAAGAGGTTTTGGAATAGTCGATGACGATGGTCTCTTTGCCATCCATCCAGCTCTTGTCCCGATACACCTTGGCCACCACGAAGGTCAGGCTGAACGGGGTGATCTTGTTCACCAGGATGCCGTTCTGCTGGTCCGGCGGGAACAGGTCGAAGATCTTGCCCTGCCAGGCGAACAGCCGGGCGATACCGGCCAGGGTTTTGGAGAACAGGGAACCGGTGACGATGGCGGTACCCCGGGTATCGCCGGAGGGGATGGCGCCGGCGGGAGAGCTCTGGTAGATCTCATCCAGTTGTTCGCGTGACTTGTCCAGCCATCCTGCTACCCGTTTATTCATGGTGCCTCTGCTTTTCTCAATTGGGCGGCCCGCAGGTAGGTGTCCCGCCGTACCGCGTTCATCCGCCCCAGAGGTTGATGCTCGGGGAGACTCTGCCAGGGGTTGAAACTGATCTTTTCACAGTCGGCCAGGGCGTCGGCGCTCTGGAAATCCTGCGGCTGGATAGTGATGGTGGCGACCGGCAGAAAGGGTGAACGCTCCTCGTCCCAGATCACCGAGGCGTCCTCGATCGGCATGTTGGCCGGGTCTGTGCGCCGCTGTATTCCGAACTCCAGGCAGACCGGCGCCAGCGCCAGCTGCGCCTGCATGGCAGCACGTAGTTGGTTTGGGCCGGACGGCTGCGCTGCGAGTGGCGGGTTGCCGCTACAGGGGGTGACCGAGTACTTCACTGCCCGGTTGTCGTCGTTGCCGAGCCGGAACGGCGTGGTACTCCAGAAACGAATGGCGAACGGGCTGCTGTGCACAGCACGGGCCTGGTAGAGAATCCACAGGGATTTCAGGTGCGAGTCGAACGGATTGATAAAAAAGCTCACCATGCTCCCATCCTGGCGGGCCCGGATAAAAGCGAGAAAATCCTCCGGGGTGGCGACAAACAGGGCCGGATAGCTGTTGAGCAGAAAATCCTGGATACCCGGCGCACCCCAGACCGGCTGTCCGGGGACATGGAACAGCTTGATGGAGAGACCCCGGATGTCTTTTTCAGAGTCGTCCTGCTGGCTGGCATTGGCGAAGCGCAGGCGGGCCGGGTAGCTGGCCGGTGTTGCGAACAGCCCCTGCCTGAGGCTGTCCTCCAACCCGTCGTGCACCCGAAACGTGGCGTTCAGACAGCCCAGGCTTTTGGCCTGGTTGAAGCGTGGAATGATACCGTTCTCCCGGCTGGCACGGCTGATAGTCGCGATACGCTGATTCATCTCCGCCACCAGCTGTTCGGTGGTGTTGGGTGTCTCGGCCCCTGCCAATCCCGCCAGCAAGAGTGTGACTATCGGTATGGCACGGGCGAACCGATCCCGGTTGGTTTTGCGTATCCGGTTCATCCGTGATCCCTAGGGTTCACTGGAAAATGCCGGATCGGTTTCCGCCCCCGGACGGGGTTTCCAGGCGATGTTGTAATAACTGCCCCGCTCCCGTGCCCAGGGGTCGAAGGCGTTTCTTACCTGCATCAGCTCATCCCTGATGCCCGGGATATTGCGGATCAGCAGGCGCTTGAGCGGCGACACCGTCACTTCGTGGCCGTTTACCGGTTCCGGTTCCAGGCAGGCCTGGCTGCCGTCCACCCGCTTGCTCACCGGGTAGGGACACTCCTGCAGGGGGCCGTTATGCATGATCCAGTCGTAACCGGGGCGCGAATAGAACTCGGGCCGGAAGCTGGAGGTAAAGAAGCGGTCGCTGAACAGGCGGCGGGAGGCGTTGACAATGAAGATATGGAACTGGGTCTCGGAGATGGCGAAACCGTGCGGGCGGGTGTACTCCGCCATCCAGCCGACGATGTTGTCCACGTCTTCGATATTGTCCACCACTGAGCCGTCCGGCTGGCCATGGCAGTCGTTGATAAAGCTGCCGTCTTCATTGCGCTGGGCGGTGGAGATGATTTTGCCGGCGTCACAGCTATGGGTGCCGTAGATCTCCCGCAGCCGTTTTACGGTCTCCTGTTGATGTTGTCGCCAGGGGTCGTTTTCAGCCAGGCGGTGATCCACAAAGTCATCGAAGCTGGTCAGGGTTTTCAGCCCGATCTGGCGCCGGAACTCGTTGAACCGGGGTATCCCCCGTTCCCGGTCACGCAGGATATCCAGGGCGATGATATCGAGCTTCCTGCTCTCCGATGCCAGGTGGGGCATGGGCAGGTTCTGCAGGAACAGGGGGGAGTTGCGCAGCTGCAACAGGCCGAGGCGCTGCCGGCCCATGCTCAGGCCCCAGTTCGCCATGCCGCCCTGGTGCATCTGTGCCGTGGCATCCTTGCGGACGGTGGCGGCGACCGGGATATGATGGGTGATTCTATTTGGGGCATTGGCGTCGCGGAACTCGATCAGGTCCGGCACCAGGGCATGCAGACGGTAGACTGACGGGAACT
Proteins encoded in this region:
- a CDS encoding catalase, whose protein sequence is MNRIRKTNRDRFARAIPIVTLLLAGLAGAETPNTTEQLVAEMNQRIATISRASRENGIIPRFNQAKSLGCLNATFRVHDGLEDSLRQGLFATPASYPARLRFANASQQDDSEKDIRGLSIKLFHVPGQPVWGAPGIQDFLLNSYPALFVATPEDFLAFIRARQDGSMVSFFINPFDSHLKSLWILYQARAVHSSPFAIRFWSTTPFRLGNDDNRAVKYSVTPCSGNPPLAAQPSGPNQLRAAMQAQLALAPVCLEFGIQRRTDPANMPIEDASVIWDEERSPFLPVATITIQPQDFQSADALADCEKISFNPWQSLPEHQPLGRMNAVRRDTYLRAAQLRKAEAP
- a CDS encoding Dyp-type peroxidase, coding for MSRPAEPDYQDIQALARFGHGSLPEALFLLLDITDPAKAGAWLEAAPVSSAEWLDTPPETALQIAVSAGGLRALQLDEALIEGFSEEFIVGMAADHNRSRRLGDVTDNAPQHWAWGGDPERVPGLLVLLYAKSGRLAAWREQIQTPLFNQAFNTVSELTTVDSENIEPFGFSDGISQPTIDWEGRQTSDLHRRDAYSNLLCLGELLLGYRNEYGQYARRPLLDTDGDPDAARLPAAEEQPNLQDLGRNGSYLVMRQLHQDVAGFWQFLDQQANGDPQQREQLASRMVGRQRDGTPLVESDPPSDPNQFDFHADPHGQRCPIGAHIRRANPRTGDFPPGVTGLLSRLVRIFGFGRRHPGDDLIASTRFHRLLRRGRVYGEQLSPQQALQADATQAPRGLHFICLMADISRQFEFVQNAWSMGPKFGGVQNESDPLLGNRQPLANDQPTDHFSQPTAQGPAQGIHALPQFVTVRGGGYFFMPGIRALRYLAHCATSRDKSKS
- a CDS encoding catalase family protein, whose translation is MDRVHRILVAGLNLERRLEPPFRPTLNRLTREPVARLLQYLINRRRPDYGLGLAEEKIFPWEEQALDDIIDLMADQMRGHFKTGHYERGGNTKTHGIVRATVTVRDDLPEHLRQGIFASQRSYPAYVRFSGPGPDVPADIRDVGFSSMAIKIMDVPGAKLMEEERFTQDMMGVCTPTFVTPDVRENAKLQYWSLMDMPIYYFINPFDSHILDFIMQALWNETQFNPLGHRYYSCVPYLLGEGQAMMYSFAPRTEVPTDIPGLPFGSPPFNYLRDNMVKTLDQNDVTFDLQIQLQTDPHRMPIENAAVRWPERLSPYIPAATIHIPQQKFDSPAQFEFAKRLKINPWHCIPEHRPLGNQSRARRRMYFELSKFRQEMNTVSHLEPTGDEVFDQSGPDG